The following coding sequences are from one Treponema parvum window:
- a CDS encoding HU family DNA-binding protein: MSAKKITKYDLVESVYQNTKHEKRVVQDIVENLLIELKTVLKEGATIELRGFGTFEPRLRKGRTRARNPKTGEQLSVAPHYVAAFRSGQELKKALWDLPVTEDKKD; the protein is encoded by the coding sequence ATGTCCGCTAAAAAAATTACCAAATATGATCTGGTTGAATCCGTGTATCAAAACACAAAACATGAAAAACGTGTTGTTCAGGACATTGTAGAGAATTTATTGATAGAACTTAAAACTGTTTTAAAAGAGGGCGCCACTATAGAGCTCAGAGGATTCGGTACGTTTGAACCGCGTTTACGAAAGGGGCGCACAAGAGCTCGTAACCCCAAGACGGGAGAGCAACTGTCCGTAGCCCCTCATTATGTAGCGGCTTTTCGCTCTGGACAGGAGCTGAAAAAAGCTTTGTGGGATCTTCCTGTCACAGAGGACAAAAAGGACTAG
- the lnt gene encoding apolipoprotein N-acyltransferase has product MKKKIRSFLINILLLVSGAFLFAFSNPGFIFPEGISFFAWFAYVPVFVLIYRASLKSVWLYGFVYGVISYMLYVSWLVTFSPAGSLAIEIQYGLMLLVVFTCMKLCMIFFPKKGWIASFVIFCAYEYLKTVGFAGFSYGVTAYTQWKNLVLMQCSELAGVWPLSALVVFPSVWFSSVILRFTESAETESSGNAENTENESADRDTAVDSSGRVNGGCCVKSFLRPVKSHGISACVWLCFFSAAVLYGCLSRKDYSAMPSVKVTAIQHNTDPWLSNDSDDYAEDVNNLIDLSQKALSQDADIKLVVWPETSVIPPVIKHYKLRPDRNRFNIVKKFLEFVEEQRAVFVVGNDHQDDIYEDDPDDYNSVLVFVPGKNVLPPNPEIYRKIRLVPFTENFPWPKQFPRLYEALLAGDTHLWSKGEEYTVFREAGLAFSTPVCFEDTFGETGRNMFNAGARALVNLSNDAWSKSLSCQNQHLAMARFRCIENRIPAVRSTASGQTCIIDPNGIIRAMAPPFEKTFVTGEIPVIPDDATPTLYCRIGDLVGAAFATAAFCVLTVGFILYILRRKFKLNV; this is encoded by the coding sequence TTGAAAAAAAAAATACGATCGTTTTTAATTAATATTCTGCTTCTTGTTTCGGGAGCTTTTTTGTTCGCTTTTTCAAATCCCGGTTTTATTTTTCCTGAGGGAATATCGTTTTTTGCGTGGTTTGCCTATGTTCCCGTTTTTGTTTTAATTTATCGCGCCTCTTTGAAAAGCGTTTGGCTGTACGGATTTGTGTACGGCGTTATTTCATACATGCTTTACGTTTCGTGGCTGGTAACTTTCAGCCCGGCCGGTTCCTTGGCCATAGAAATACAATACGGGCTCATGCTTCTTGTTGTGTTTACCTGTATGAAGCTGTGTATGATATTTTTTCCTAAAAAAGGCTGGATCGCATCTTTTGTAATCTTTTGCGCCTACGAATACCTTAAAACCGTGGGCTTTGCAGGATTCAGTTACGGCGTTACGGCCTATACCCAATGGAAAAATCTCGTTTTAATGCAATGCTCGGAACTTGCAGGCGTGTGGCCGCTTTCGGCTTTAGTGGTGTTTCCGTCAGTATGGTTTTCTTCCGTAATTTTGAGATTTACCGAAAGCGCTGAAACTGAAAGTTCAGGAAACGCCGAAAATACCGAAAATGAAAGCGCCGATCGCGATACCGCTGTAGATAGTTCCGGTCGCGTGAACGGTGGATGTTGTGTAAAATCATTTTTACGTCCCGTAAAATCGCACGGAATTTCCGCCTGCGTGTGGCTTTGTTTTTTTTCGGCGGCCGTATTATACGGATGCTTATCACGTAAGGACTATTCTGCAATGCCGTCGGTAAAAGTCACCGCAATCCAGCATAATACCGATCCGTGGCTTAGCAATGACTCGGATGATTATGCGGAAGACGTTAATAATTTGATAGATCTTTCTCAAAAAGCGCTCTCGCAGGATGCAGATATAAAACTTGTAGTATGGCCTGAAACTTCCGTCATTCCGCCCGTGATAAAACACTATAAGTTGCGGCCGGACAGAAACCGCTTTAATATCGTAAAAAAATTTCTTGAATTTGTGGAAGAACAAAGGGCTGTCTTTGTCGTGGGGAACGATCATCAGGATGATATATACGAAGACGATCCAGACGATTATAATTCCGTTTTAGTCTTTGTTCCCGGGAAAAACGTTTTGCCGCCGAATCCTGAAATTTACCGAAAGATTCGGCTCGTGCCTTTTACGGAAAATTTTCCGTGGCCTAAGCAGTTTCCGCGCTTGTATGAAGCTTTGCTGGCAGGCGACACGCATCTGTGGTCCAAAGGCGAAGAATACACGGTTTTCCGTGAAGCGGGACTTGCATTTTCCACACCCGTGTGCTTTGAAGATACGTTCGGTGAAACGGGCAGAAATATGTTCAATGCCGGCGCGCGTGCGCTTGTAAACCTTTCAAACGACGCATGGTCGAAAAGCCTTTCGTGCCAGAATCAACATTTGGCTATGGCTCGGTTCCGCTGCATTGAAAACCGCATCCCTGCGGTTCGCAGTACGGCTTCGGGGCAAACTTGTATTATCGATCCCAACGGAATAATACGGGCGATGGCTCCACCGTTTGAAAAGACTTTCGTGACAGGTGAAATACCCGTTATTCCCGACGATGCTACGCCGACGTTGTACTGCCGCATAGGCGACCTTGTAGGCGCCGCATTTGCGACAGCAGCTTTTTGCGTTTTGACGGTGGGATTTATATTGTATATTTTAAGAAGAAAGTTTAAATTGAACGTCTGA
- a CDS encoding bactofilin family protein, translating to MDNEKRNLTVFGAETDFDGELEYTDDLVITGKFHGNIRSKGSLEIAKTAVCNVGKISVQSIVIFGTVTGDIEASERIEMCNGSKVSGNVSTAHLRIAENVNFDGQVTMLDDVPDIDLFSVASKEYKQALVLKSDFVG from the coding sequence ATGGACAATGAAAAGCGAAATTTAACCGTGTTCGGAGCGGAAACGGATTTTGACGGAGAACTTGAATACACTGACGATCTTGTGATAACCGGAAAATTCCACGGGAATATAAGATCGAAGGGATCTTTGGAAATAGCCAAGACAGCAGTTTGCAATGTGGGAAAAATCTCCGTGCAGTCGATAGTCATATTCGGAACCGTCACGGGCGATATAGAAGCCTCCGAGCGCATTGAAATGTGCAACGGCAGTAAGGTCAGCGGAAATGTTTCTACCGCACACTTGCGTATTGCCGAAAACGTCAACTTCGACGGACAGGTGACCATGCTTGACGATGTTCCCGACATAGATTTGTTTTCCGTCGCTTCAAAAGAATATAAACAGGCTCTTGTTCTGAAGTCGGATTTTGTAGGCTGA
- the rho gene encoding transcription termination factor Rho, with translation MKPFQRRRSSDASEGRLQLNEDGQTQLDLDVQSLNGSIEPEVGNTDSDTDSSDEIESDRNEDAAKAVVRPKRRRIVKAKKETVDVPSAETSLQTEENPASFSAADPAENSAEEDGQTPSHGEKNRWGGAMPKFSGGRKFVRTGGYQRHSSSARDEAVKAAQTIENPEEYESKPRLLINDLTKMGMHELRSLAIQYGFSNDDLAPMKKQELIFVILKAHTEHGGIIFASGSLEILPDGYGFLRSPQNSYLPGPDDIYISPSQIRLFNLKTGDTVYGQTRSPKEGERFFALLRIESVNFDEPRIAQTRIPFENLTPLYPDEKFHLETVSTEMSSRIVDLFSPIGKGQRLLIVAPPKAGKTILMQKIANAITTNHPEVYLIVLLIDERPEEVTEMERSIKAEVISSTFDEQATRHVQVAEMVLEKAKRLVEHKRDVVIFLDSITRLARAYNQTVPTSGKVLSGGVDSNALHKPKRFFGAARNVEEGGSLTIISTALIETGSRMDEVIFEEFKGTGNSEIDLDRKLAERRLFPAINIKKSGTRKEELLLTENELQKLWVLRKVLNPMEDAEIMELLIDRMKKTKDNNAFLASMNTGAAAVS, from the coding sequence ATGAAACCATTCCAAAGACGTCGTTCTAGCGATGCGTCTGAAGGCCGGCTGCAGTTGAATGAAGACGGACAAACGCAGCTTGATCTTGATGTTCAATCTTTAAACGGATCGATCGAACCGGAGGTCGGAAATACGGATTCTGATACTGATTCCTCCGACGAAATCGAATCCGATCGAAATGAAGATGCTGCAAAAGCGGTGGTTCGTCCGAAGCGCCGCCGTATAGTAAAGGCAAAAAAAGAAACCGTCGACGTTCCTTCTGCAGAGACTTCTTTGCAAACCGAAGAAAATCCGGCTTCTTTTTCCGCAGCGGATCCTGCCGAGAATTCCGCGGAAGAAGACGGTCAAACGCCTTCTCACGGTGAAAAAAACAGATGGGGCGGCGCTATGCCGAAATTCAGCGGCGGGCGCAAATTTGTGCGTACCGGCGGATATCAGCGGCATTCAAGCAGCGCAAGGGATGAAGCCGTAAAAGCTGCGCAGACCATCGAAAATCCTGAAGAATATGAGTCAAAGCCGCGTCTTTTGATAAACGATCTTACAAAGATGGGCATGCATGAGCTTAGGAGCCTTGCGATCCAGTACGGTTTTTCAAACGATGATCTTGCTCCCATGAAAAAACAAGAACTTATCTTTGTAATACTGAAGGCACATACGGAGCACGGCGGAATTATTTTTGCTTCCGGTTCTCTTGAAATACTTCCCGACGGATACGGGTTTTTGCGTTCTCCACAGAACAGCTATTTACCCGGCCCTGACGACATCTATATCTCTCCGAGCCAAATACGTCTTTTCAATCTTAAGACGGGAGACACGGTTTACGGGCAGACGAGATCTCCTAAAGAAGGAGAAAGATTTTTTGCCTTGCTCCGCATAGAATCCGTCAATTTCGACGAGCCTCGCATCGCGCAGACGCGCATTCCCTTTGAAAATTTGACGCCTCTTTATCCCGATGAAAAATTTCATTTGGAGACGGTTTCGACGGAAATGTCTTCGCGCATAGTCGACTTGTTCAGCCCTATCGGAAAGGGACAGCGCCTTTTGATCGTCGCTCCGCCTAAGGCCGGGAAAACTATCCTGATGCAGAAGATCGCCAATGCGATCACTACAAATCATCCTGAAGTATATTTGATTGTGCTTCTCATAGACGAGCGGCCGGAAGAAGTTACCGAAATGGAAAGGTCGATAAAGGCTGAAGTTATCTCTTCAACCTTTGACGAGCAGGCTACGCGGCACGTACAGGTTGCGGAAATGGTACTTGAAAAGGCTAAACGGCTTGTCGAACATAAGCGCGACGTGGTTATCTTTTTGGATTCCATTACCCGCCTTGCGCGCGCCTATAACCAAACGGTTCCCACTTCTGGAAAGGTTCTGTCGGGCGGCGTAGACAGCAACGCTTTGCACAAGCCTAAAAGATTTTTCGGCGCAGCACGTAACGTGGAAGAAGGCGGAAGCCTTACCATTATTTCAACCGCTTTGATAGAAACCGGCAGCCGCATGGACGAAGTTATTTTTGAAGAATTCAAAGGAACCGGCAACAGTGAAATCGATCTTGACCGCAAATTGGCCGAACGCAGGCTTTTCCCGGCTATAAACATCAAAAAATCCGGAACGCGAAAAGAAGAGCTTTTGCTTACGGAAAACGAGCTTCAGAAATTGTGGGTGCTGCGTAAGGTTCTCAATCCTATGGAAGACGCGGAAATTATGGAACTGCTTATCGACCGAATGAAAAAAACCAAGGACAATAACGCTTTCCTGGCTTCTATGAATACGGGGGCTGCTGCGGTTTCTTGA
- a CDS encoding LacI family DNA-binding transcriptional regulator, translated as MRPAKISDVAKLAKTSTATVSRVLSNSGYPVSNETAKRVRDAAEQLNYSPNLAGHMLKSRSAKTLGIIIPSLQNPFFIQLVRGIEDAAASVGYTTFVFNSRRSAETERELISKLQHLSVRGLLISSLDSNDQMIKRFLDTGAAAVIFESNCPIDFNRRVIDATPKMNENSALATRALLERNHRRIALLTTPLTRNNRKMVYLGYCSAMDEYNIPDEGRLVLEATSEREKDDSIFEFEVGKELGNQFYNLGKSFSGIVAVNDLVACGVIHELISLHVRIPEDVSVIGIDNIPQDIMITPAISSVDQDSYRHGYNACIKLINSLDLEEYKDWPIRRCYIPPKVIIRDSIKPLDVF; from the coding sequence ATGAGACCTGCAAAAATAAGTGATGTTGCTAAACTTGCAAAAACATCCACAGCAACAGTTTCACGTGTTTTATCGAATAGTGGATATCCAGTAAGTAATGAAACTGCAAAGCGCGTTCGTGATGCAGCCGAACAGTTGAATTACTCGCCAAATCTTGCAGGCCATATGCTTAAGTCTAGGTCCGCAAAAACTCTTGGAATAATCATTCCTTCACTGCAAAACCCTTTTTTTATACAGCTTGTACGCGGCATTGAGGATGCAGCAGCATCTGTTGGTTACACAACATTTGTTTTTAACTCAAGGCGGAGTGCTGAGACCGAACGAGAACTTATAAGCAAACTGCAACATTTGAGTGTAAGAGGGCTTTTAATATCGTCTCTGGATTCAAACGATCAAATGATTAAGCGTTTTTTGGATACGGGTGCAGCAGCCGTGATATTTGAATCTAATTGCCCGATAGACTTTAACCGACGGGTAATTGATGCAACTCCAAAAATGAATGAGAACAGTGCACTTGCAACAAGGGCCCTGCTTGAACGCAATCATCGGAGAATTGCTCTTCTTACAACCCCTTTAACAAGAAACAACCGAAAAATGGTATATCTTGGTTATTGCAGTGCCATGGATGAATATAATATACCTGATGAAGGCCGACTTGTTCTCGAAGCAACATCTGAACGTGAGAAAGATGATAGTATATTTGAATTTGAAGTCGGAAAAGAATTGGGAAACCAATTCTATAATCTAGGAAAATCATTCAGTGGAATAGTAGCAGTAAATGATTTGGTTGCCTGTGGTGTTATTCATGAACTTATAAGCTTACATGTTAGGATTCCGGAAGATGTTTCAGTTATTGGTATTGATAACATCCCACAAGATATTATGATTACTCCTGCAATAAGTTCAGTAGATCAAGACAGCTATCGACATGGATATAATGCATGTATTAAACTAATTAATTCTCTTGATTTAGAAGAATATAAAGATTGGCCAATAAGAAGATGTTATATCCCTCCAAAAGTAATTATTCGGGATTCTATCAAACCGCTTGACGTTTTTTAA
- a CDS encoding TRAP transporter large permease: MIILLITFILLLCLNMPIAFVIGIAGVAYFITNGTIPISIAVQRVVAQTQSYSFLAVPFFIFAGSLMNETGITKNLLRLAQIITRKMWGGLAQINVLLSTMMGGISGSACADASMEARVLGLDMVRRGYPKGYSAVVTCLSSLITATIPPSVGLILFGFVGGVSIGRLFIAGIIPGLLMCVALMITVHFTAKKHGYEPPTHKYEPIDKKELRYTLKESIPALLFPVILLVGIRIGLFTPSEGGAFAVVYAIFIGKFVYKELTWQKFLISLKNACMDTGVILMIICLSGVFSYAITKEKVPVLISEAVMGITSNPALLQIIILILLFLLGMVLDSDVNTLLLTPIFLPIVEAAGIDPVHFGVMMATLLTVGVMTPPVGTACYIVCGILGCPIEEYIKYSIPFFAAVLIVFIILIFLPDVVLFLPNLVYGS, translated from the coding sequence ATGATAATTCTATTGATTACTTTTATTCTTCTCCTTTGCTTAAATATGCCGATTGCTTTTGTAATTGGAATTGCAGGCGTTGCATACTTTATTACAAATGGCACTATTCCTATTTCAATAGCGGTTCAGCGTGTTGTTGCTCAGACTCAATCATACAGTTTTCTTGCAGTACCTTTCTTTATTTTTGCGGGAAGTCTTATGAATGAGACCGGGATTACTAAGAACCTGCTTAGGCTTGCACAAATAATAACACGAAAAATGTGGGGAGGCTTGGCCCAGATAAATGTCCTTCTTTCAACAATGATGGGTGGGATTTCCGGATCAGCATGCGCTGATGCATCAATGGAAGCACGTGTTCTTGGCTTGGATATGGTGCGTCGCGGATATCCAAAGGGATATTCAGCTGTGGTAACCTGTCTATCATCTTTGATAACAGCGACAATTCCTCCATCTGTTGGTTTAATATTATTTGGGTTTGTCGGAGGGGTTTCAATTGGCCGTCTTTTTATTGCCGGGATAATACCGGGTTTGTTGATGTGTGTTGCATTAATGATTACAGTTCATTTTACCGCAAAAAAACATGGATACGAGCCACCAACACACAAATATGAACCGATTGACAAGAAAGAATTGAGATACACGCTTAAAGAGTCAATACCTGCACTGCTTTTTCCGGTCATCCTACTTGTCGGCATAAGGATTGGACTTTTTACCCCTTCTGAGGGAGGCGCTTTTGCTGTTGTTTATGCTATTTTTATAGGTAAATTTGTCTATAAAGAATTGACTTGGCAGAAGTTTCTTATCTCTCTAAAAAATGCCTGCATGGATACAGGTGTAATATTGATGATTATCTGCTTGTCGGGCGTTTTTTCTTATGCAATTACAAAAGAAAAGGTCCCAGTATTGATAAGTGAAGCGGTTATGGGCATTACATCAAATCCTGCCTTATTGCAAATAATAATTTTAATTTTACTTTTCCTTCTAGGCATGGTTTTAGATTCTGATGTAAATACTTTGCTTCTCACACCAATATTTCTTCCAATTGTCGAGGCAGCAGGTATTGACCCAGTACATTTTGGAGTTATGATGGCAACACTTCTGACTGTAGGTGTTATGACGCCTCCGGTCGGTACGGCGTGTTATATTGTTTGCGGCATCCTTGGTTGCCCGATAGAGGAATATATTAAGTATAGCATTCCGTTTTTTGCTGCAGTTCTAATTGTATTTATTATTTTAATTTTTTTGCCGGATGTTGTTTTGTTCCTGCCAAATCTTGTCTATGGATCGTGA
- a CDS encoding TRAP transporter small permease, producing the protein MKKITSFFSKAEEYLCAAILCVIVALSFITAVGRCINHPISWTIELSQFLLAWLAFIGGDMAFRSDKIMGVDIITRKFPEKVRAAIKLVMNILILITLILFIKYGYSLCMSNIKRSYQTVGISYSYATASLPVASIFMSITALTNIVNSFRFLSFKKVSVGEKKEELI; encoded by the coding sequence ATGAAAAAAATTACTTCTTTTTTTTCAAAAGCAGAAGAGTATCTTTGTGCTGCAATTCTCTGTGTAATTGTAGCATTATCATTCATTACTGCAGTTGGGAGATGCATTAATCATCCTATTTCATGGACAATTGAATTGTCACAGTTTTTGCTTGCATGGTTGGCATTTATAGGCGGAGACATGGCTTTTCGATCAGATAAGATAATGGGTGTCGATATTATTACCAGAAAGTTTCCTGAAAAAGTAAGAGCTGCCATTAAGCTCGTAATGAACATACTGATTCTTATTACATTAATACTATTTATTAAATATGGGTACTCTCTTTGTATGTCAAATATAAAACGTTCCTATCAAACTGTTGGAATATCATACTCATACGCAACAGCAAGTCTTCCAGTAGCTTCTATTTTTATGTCAATTACAGCGTTGACAAATATTGTCAATAGCTTTAGATTTCTTTCCTTTAAAAAAGTAAGCGTGGGTGAGAAGAAGGAGGAGCTGATATGA
- the dctP gene encoding C4-dicarboxylate TRAP transporter substrate-binding protein: MKKNIALVLALVMLFALTACGARAAKTKQPAPAKSAASVKTEMSFGNTQPNTDVESLQLYACEKAIEDATDGNFSVEVFTNSALGDTDDILEQAIQGAAVLTVTDPGRLADYIPEYGILQMPYIMEDHTKIDPITSTKIVSNWEKGFEEFGVKVLTSNWYGGARQFVCNKAINVPTDLNGLKIRTMGSDLCIKSITAMGAVGTAMPQSQIYSGIEQKALDGCENQSTSTYASRLYEICKYINKTGHFILLGCPATGTIYFNSLPEDYQQLLVDTFKANGTEYQSICAEMELKCEQDMAANYGVTIHEVDTAKFKKAVQPVYTKLGYDELRTTILEEAGLN; encoded by the coding sequence ATGAAAAAAAACATCGCACTGGTTCTGGCACTTGTAATGTTGTTTGCATTAACAGCATGTGGTGCGCGTGCGGCAAAAACAAAGCAACCGGCACCTGCCAAATCTGCAGCTTCGGTAAAGACAGAAATGTCCTTTGGTAACACACAGCCCAACACTGACGTGGAATCTCTTCAGCTTTATGCCTGTGAGAAGGCCATTGAGGACGCTACTGATGGAAACTTTTCTGTAGAAGTCTTTACAAACTCCGCACTCGGTGACACCGACGACATTCTTGAGCAGGCAATTCAGGGCGCAGCGGTTCTGACCGTTACTGACCCAGGTCGCCTTGCCGACTACATTCCTGAGTATGGCATTCTTCAAATGCCTTACATTATGGAAGACCACACAAAGATAGACCCGATTACAAGCACCAAGATAGTTTCTAATTGGGAAAAAGGCTTTGAAGAATTTGGAGTTAAGGTTCTTACTTCCAACTGGTATGGCGGCGCACGTCAGTTTGTATGCAACAAAGCGATCAATGTTCCAACAGATCTTAACGGTCTCAAGATCCGTACTATGGGCAGCGACCTTTGCATCAAGTCAATAACTGCTATGGGTGCTGTAGGGACTGCAATGCCACAATCCCAAATCTATTCAGGAATTGAACAGAAGGCTTTAGACGGATGCGAAAACCAGTCCACATCTACTTATGCAAGTCGGCTTTATGAGATATGTAAGTACATAAACAAGACTGGGCACTTTATCCTTCTTGGTTGTCCTGCAACTGGAACAATTTATTTCAATTCTCTTCCTGAAGACTATCAGCAACTGCTTGTTGATACATTCAAGGCAAATGGGACTGAATATCAGTCCATATGTGCAGAAATGGAACTTAAGTGTGAACAGGATATGGCCGCCAACTATGGTGTAACAATACATGAAGTTGACACAGCCAAATTCAAAAAGGCAGTTCAGCCTGTTTATACCAAGCTTGGCTATGATGAGCTCAGAACCACAATCCTTGAAGAGGCCGGTTTGAACTAA
- a CDS encoding DUF4340 domain-containing protein, whose translation MNAKCVKVLAVISATTLVFALFLLFFEHMTQKQNREPSEKFLVNFVFADIAGIAVKNNLGSLALMVRDGQIICLDQPTDTKMNTSLIKSFFYRMTHIPVYDELEKVSDLDIYGLDSPIATVSVVLNSKEKVRFTLGDQAPFEKGWYVAIEGEKKIYIIDNVSAKMMQYSVDNLRLLDVLPELNAEIKLKDLEMFRLINGEKEIFFTSDPSSKSARFILMLPEKINLDWEKVTKAVFLPLLSITDYSFVSSAGVFADYGLKERGGTELFLTLKGIDTHLFFSEATNGSFFVCREGSNQIISIPEKELSILNVKISDIIGDAIYSVNPADLKSVIISGNGIDFNCNFSGIGNDLHAVLNGNLLSQEESIDFAQIISLLPKSSSIKENTSIERDPSLTIVYKLCDASEHIITIFPSSKHECAVFLDGNAIAMTYSSTVEELVYELEAYL comes from the coding sequence ATGAATGCGAAATGCGTGAAGGTTTTAGCAGTTATTTCTGCAACAACTTTAGTCTTTGCTTTGTTTCTGCTTTTCTTTGAACATATGACACAAAAACAAAATAGAGAACCTTCAGAAAAATTTCTAGTTAACTTTGTTTTTGCAGACATTGCCGGAATTGCAGTTAAAAATAATCTTGGATCTTTGGCACTCATGGTTAGGGACGGACAGATTATTTGTCTGGATCAACCTACCGACACCAAAATGAACACGTCATTGATTAAATCATTCTTTTATAGGATGACTCACATTCCTGTCTATGATGAATTAGAGAAAGTAAGCGATCTTGACATTTATGGTCTTGATTCTCCCATAGCGACTGTTTCTGTCGTGCTGAATTCAAAAGAAAAAGTTCGTTTTACACTTGGAGATCAGGCACCATTTGAAAAAGGGTGGTATGTAGCGATTGAGGGAGAGAAAAAAATATATATAATTGACAACGTATCTGCAAAGATGATGCAGTACTCGGTTGACAATTTACGACTTTTGGATGTTTTACCTGAACTAAATGCTGAAATCAAACTCAAGGATCTTGAGATGTTCAGGCTTATTAATGGAGAAAAAGAAATTTTCTTTACTTCAGATCCTTCATCGAAGAGTGCCAGGTTTATTTTGATGTTGCCTGAAAAAATAAATCTTGACTGGGAAAAAGTTACAAAGGCTGTTTTTCTCCCCTTATTATCAATTACCGACTATTCTTTTGTAAGTTCGGCAGGTGTTTTTGCTGATTATGGATTGAAAGAGCGTGGGGGAACAGAACTTTTTCTGACTTTGAAGGGTATTGACACTCACTTGTTTTTTTCTGAGGCAACTAATGGCAGCTTTTTTGTTTGCCGTGAAGGTTCAAATCAGATAATAAGTATACCTGAAAAAGAACTTTCTATTCTTAATGTTAAGATTTCAGATATCATTGGTGATGCTATATATTCAGTGAATCCGGCAGATTTGAAATCTGTAATAATAAGTGGAAACGGAATTGATTTTAATTGTAATTTTTCTGGAATTGGTAATGATTTGCACGCAGTATTAAACGGCAATTTACTCTCTCAGGAGGAATCGATAGATTTTGCACAAATTATTTCTTTGCTGCCAAAATCAAGTTCAATTAAAGAGAATACAAGCATTGAAAGAGATCCCTCCCTGACAATAGTGTATAAACTGTGTGACGCTTCTGAGCATATAATTACCATATTTCCATCATCAAAGCATGAGTGCGCAGTTTTTTTAGATGGCAATGCGATCGCAATGACATATTCATCAACTGTTGAAGAGTTAGTTTACGAGTTAGAAGCTTATTTATAG